The genome window TTCTTGATGCGCTGCTTCAGGTGCACCTTGGCGTGGCGCTTCTTCTCATCGGATCGAGCAAACTTCCTGCCGCAAATGTCGCAGCTGAAGGGCTTCTCGCCGGTGTGGGTGCGAATGTGGGTGGTGAGGTGATCACTGCGACTAAAGCTGCGCATGCAGATGCGGCACTGGAAGGGCTTCTGGCCCGTATGGATGCGTATGTGGCGGGTGAGCTCGTCGGAGCGGGAGAACCTACGGTCGCAGTTCTCCACCGGACAGGCGTAGGGTCGCTCATGCACGGGCGTCTTGCTTGGGCGATTGGGATACTTGCGCGGCTTCACGGGCACCAGTTTCAAGGGCACAGTGCTCTGCTGATAGACCTGCGACAGGATCTCGTGTCCCTTGCTGGTGGATGGACTGTACTCGGCCAGTtgcactgctgctgctgcagcagcggcggcagcagctgcCGCCGAACTGCCACCGGATCCGCCGGAATAGCCCGTGCCATTCGAGCTGGGCTGCATGTCGGGATAGTTCTCCTGCTTGGGTATCAAAACGCCCAGAGCGGCATTGCTGGAACTGGCGGATGAAGTGGGTCCTGGCAGCACCAgagtctgctgctgctgctgttgctgcacctgctgcacttgctgttgctgctgggcatAGTCCGCTGGTGAGTCAAGCCACTGGTATTTCGGCTGTGATCGCACatactgttgctgttgcaactGCTGCTCGTGGCTGCTGTGCAGGTCACCCAGACCCGGGAAGCCGGCGGAGGCTCCGGCGTAAGTTGGCGGCGGTTGTTTCAGCAAGAGAGGTGTGCAATCCATGGTCAAGCCCAAGAGCTCGGCGTGCtgtgccgccgctgctgctgcagctcgTCCATCGTCGTAGGGCGAGGGAGCAGCTCCTGCCgcttgctgttgctgctgctgctgctgttgttgctgttgctgctgttgctgcatgGTGGCATAGTGAGCGGGCAGGCTGAACAGGGGCGGCTGGAACATGGTCTTGTCCGGACTGGGCAGACCCCAGCTGTTGCCCAAGCTATTTGAGGGCGGAGACATCGGTCCGGTCAGGACGCCCAGTTGTGGCGAGggaagttgctgctgctgctgttggtgttgctgctgtgctgcggcggctgctgcggcagcTGCTGCGTTCATCGCGTTGCCTGTGGTGGTGAAAATGCCACGATATGAGATTTTGCTAGCCTGCTGTTGTGATTGCTGGTGTTGAATGGCATGTTGCTGATAGTGTTGTTGgtggtgttgttgctgctgctggtgttgcagttgctgttgttggtgtagcggctgttgttggtgttgctgctgttgttgttgttgctgttgttgttggagttGTTGTAGCTGActgtgatggtggtggtggtgatggtgatgatggtggtgatttggcaattgttgttgttggtgtaaTATTTGGTGTTGTTGGTATTGATGTTGCGGGGAGCTcatgtgttgttgttgctgctgctgctgctgttggtgacTGTGGTGGCAATTGCTGTGGTTGCTGCTCGTGTTGTTGTGttgcagctgttgttgttgctgttggtgtgATTGTGTATGGTTGCCTGGTGAGCCAACGCACtcggtgttgctgttgttgctttcgCTTGTTGTCTGTTTgcttgttgtggttgttgatgatgatgttgtggtgttgttgttgtgttgtgGGTACATATTACAACTATTATTACTTGATTCTTCCTTGACAATGGCCAATGCTGGCGGAGTGCTGCGCTCCTCTTTCAACGGACTGCAATGTGACAACACGGGACTGGCCACAGATATCACCTGGGGTTCCAAAGATAGATCCTCGGATTCGATGGAACCTGCAATTGAGGGACAAAGGATATTTGAGTTAGTTTAGTGGTTCTTCTTAAAGGGATACTTTCATCCTAATGATTTAAAAGTCATAAGAGTGCAATATTTCTTGGACCTAAgatctgttttgtttttgcataaatttctaAAGAATTCCATGCCGCATTATGACAGAATGAAACCCTCTGGCTGATATTTGGGTTATATGAAAAAGTAAATCATTTGCCCTGAAAGCCTTGATTGCTGGTGTCGCTTGagttgctggtgttgctgctgctgatgttgctgttgcaacgATATCAATCACAGTTCGCCCGAAcggcattggcattggcactgggcaactgcaactgcagctgggCGCGCTTTGATTTCGCGGAAATCGAACGACACGGGAGGTCGCATCATCGCTCATCGCTCATCGTGCCCAGAAGGCCAGAGGAGCAGAAGTGCAGAAGCTGCCAGTTGCCATTGGGGGCCAGGCAGCAAAAGTGTCGGCGAGAAGACTAATTACGCGGCTACCAGGCCGGGAATATATCTTTCCAGCTCTGCTCTTTTCCTACCCCCGTCCCCCTTTTTTTTACTGCTCACGATTGTCGTCATTAATGCCGCTTGGACTTGAGCTTTAGCCTGGATATTGATTGAGTTGCAATGCGCCTAATGTGCTGCGACATCAATCTGGTTTTCGCAATGCATTGGGATTCACAGAAATTTTCGCGATAGCGTTTCTATTGttccataaaatatatttgcaaGCCAAAGCAAATTATGTATGTGTGCCcccaaagcaaacaaaaaaaaaaaaaaaaagaaagaagaaaaagtTGACAACAAATTATGTTTAATTTTGTGACAGGCCCGAAAGCAGACGCATTCCAGTCTGGCCAATATGGAGCCTTGGTCGACCAGCTCGTCCAAACCCTCCAATCCGAGTGAGACATGGCCAGCAGTTTCTCGCCAGCTTGCCAAGTTTGGCGATTAAATGCCGCTCCATCATTGTCatgcaaattgttttaatGGATTTTCATTTGAAAATTGCCCATGTCTATGATTTCTGCCGTTCTGCTGCTTCGCTGTTCTTTCTCTAGCGTTTTGGCCAAGAAGTCGCCGCTGCGTGGGTTGTGGCCAGAATTTACGAGTGACATTTTTTTGGCTTCTGGCAAACTTTATAGCTAAAACATATTTTAGACCCAAATGAATCTGGTATAtgtttttatgcattttcaATGGATCTACACGCTCTCGGCGAAAATTTGTCATTCTTTTGTGGCAGCGAAGAGAAGAGCAATTAAACTCAATTGTTTTTgatagcagcagcagcaaatctAGTATACTTTATTTGCTTTGCCTTAATTCAATTAGAAATGCAGCTCCATATGTCCGTAGATATATacataagtatatatatacaagtcCGATATGGTACGCGTATCTGGGGGCAGCGTCTGGTGAGAAAATTGCGCTCGAAACATTGACACTGAACGGAAATGTTTAATACATGCGCCGCTGTTGTTGCCTTCTCTAGATTAATTAAgcgatgttgttgctgtttctttttttattattattatgcagTCTTAGAAATATGAGAACGCTGCTGCGCCGTGATCATtgcaaaattcaattttatttgaCATTAATGAAAAGTGAGcgcaaaaataaaactgaaaatttTATGACATAAATTTTGTGAAGTCTATACGGCGATATAGCCATTGGGATGtcaacatttttattaatttatatttatgtgaGCAAAGACcaaaagtatatacatatatgcaacTCTTGGCTGGAGGCCGCTTTAAATGCCTCATAACTTAATAATACGAAACGAATTTATTAaggcacacacgcacacaccaaATAACAAAATctcaaaataataatgaaaaaaagaaatccaaaattgaaaaacaagATCAACAAATCAGAAGACGTGCAAATAAAGAAATGCCTCAAAAATTGGTACTTGAGCATTTTCGAATGTTAATTTTCGATTTTGAACTTGCGGCTGTGGGGCAAGGTGGCGGGGGCAAGCCGAAGGGAGAAAAGGTTGTGGTAAGTCGTCCGGTGAAAGACAAAGCCGAGATACTTTGGAGTGGCGCAGAAGTAAGTCAAGATATGGGCCAACATAACGACATTTTCTGCGCTCTCCGCTCGAGCTGATTTATGTTGAGACTTAGGACTGACAACGGATTAGTTGCGGACTCCATGCGGACTGCAACTGCGCCACTGCTGCCACTGCAACATGTGGCAGCTGCAAGCTGCATCCATTAGCAGCAGATAAAGAAAACTCACGGCCAGACTTTTCCTATCCCACCGATGGTGGGGCGCAGCCAGCCAGCAGGCAAAACTCTATAAATGTTTTGAGGCTTTTGTGTCCACGATTTATAGGCCGTATTACAATATTGAACTATCTTGACAaggaatatatatgtactttcGCTACGTTCTAAATTAACTCCACTCGAGGATCGTGGTATTTATCGGGCGTCTGCGGTAGTTCCTTTCTAAGGAGATACGAGTAACTACTAACTATCAATAGTTCAACTAACTGTCCAACTAAAATTGTAAAGTATTATGAAGCACAACTTCAACTTTCTATAAGTTTAAGATGATTTCAAGATGTTTATATGCtttgtattaattataattCCTTATAAGATCTCTCTTTATGAAACTACCTGTCCAAGTCTTGCATAGTCTTTAGTACTCACCAGTAATGGGCGGTGGCTCCACGACGGTGGTGGGTCCGAAGAACGAGGGAATATCGCTGGACGTGGTCACCGGTGTGTTGAGGTCACCCGGCAGCGCCTCGATCAGCTGCTTGTGGGCCTCCACCTGCTCGACGGCCGAGGAGGTGGGACTGTGCTGGCCACTGGTGTTCAGCAGGCTGAGATGGGAGGCCGAGCTGCGTCCGCTGCTGGCGGTGGCGCTGGGCTGAACGGCCACGTGTCCCGGACTGCCGCCctgggtgggcgtggccgtcTGGTTGCGGGCACGAAGCACCGAGTTGTTGGCGGAtgcagcggcggcggctgcagcagcggcagctgcCGAAGCGGTGGTGTAGTGGAGCAGCGAGGACGACGAGGATGCGGTCGAGGAGGAGTTCTGggagttgctgctggtgctggcgCCGCCGTGATGACTGCCGCCGAATTGGGCGGGACTCAGGTAGGTGGCCGTCGACGGACTGCCGCTGCTCTGGGCCGCCGTGCTCGTCTTGAACAGACAGGTGTCGAAGCTCAGCACATTGAAGTGGGCGGCCGCGGCCGTCTCGGTGAGCAGGAATGCGTGATGCGTTGGCGCCACCAGGGTTTCAAGCCCTTCCATGATCATGGCCGCTGATGGAGTTCCAGGGGCTACGCCGCCTGCAAAAATagaaagaaattcaaattaataacttTAACTTAGGTATTATATATAAGTTTGCAAAGTAACTATTTATAACTAGAATTTATACTTAAGTTATGATGTGCTTATAGTTTCAAACTAATTTTTCCGAACTGATATATTTCTGTTAAATTTAAGACGAAATGTCGAGTGCAATCAAAGCTGCTGACCGCAGACGGACTCATGCAAAATCATAATTGCGAATGCCGCGCACTTCGGCTTTCAATTGATTTGCCACGACAGCTGTTCGATTGCATAACCCGTTTGGTGAATGAGGAGTGAGTACTTGGGGTCATCAAGTGGCGAAATTActtaacaatttaatttgccatCGAGTTGTCGTCTTTGGGGATCTGTCGCAAAGACTTTCGCCTCCTGCCTGCGCCCACGATTGCGATCGCAGGCAATTAAATTAAGATCGATTAAGCACTTAGCAGCTCCAAGCCCTGAGAAGTAGAACAGTCGTCTTTCCCATGGCTGGCTCATCATCTTCATCATCATTGTCATCCTCGTCACCCCACAGGTTTGGGATCGGACCTCGATTCCGGGAAGTGGGTCATTCGGTGACCTTACGCAATCCACTGCCGCGAACTTATGCAAGTCTCTCAATTAGAGATGTGGCTGGCCAATTTTTCTAAACAAATGCCACATAAACTTggcttattatttattttgcggTTATCCATGGCTATGTGTGTTTATCACAGATAAACTAACCGAATTTGCGATTGCCATCTGCAACGAGTTTGCGGCACTGGGTCTGGGTCTTCCCCCGCCATTCGATGTGGCGTCATCCGAGGCTCTCGagtgttgttttattttattatttttagttttttttccttttttgtgttgtatttttttttccgCCGTGGCAAAGGCTTGACCGCGTTGATTTGCATTACAAGTGCACTTGTGTTGACAGGCAGCTATGCGCCAAAATAACTACCGTGCCACGGCGTATCTGTCGGATGTACGAAGAGGCAACATCGGCGGAAGAGTGTGTCCCGCTTTTGGCACTTTTGCTTTTTTCCTCCtttatttacatttgatttcACGCATAATTTCCATGGCAAAGTGCACTCGAGACGGGCAGCGAGTGAAATTACATTCAAAAACGTCGGGCCGCAGATATACCGACTCAGATACAGCTACAGccacagatgcagatacagatacatttacacCGCATCTTGTGGATACACATCTGTGTTGGCTGAGCCCGCGCGTGCTGTGCTTTGTGcctttttgtgttttgttcaTTCATAAAATTATGCGCCCGAGTCAATAATTTTTACAGTCGATCAAAGATTTGTATCTgcctttattattttttttttctctcttcACTGGCTTGCCACATGAATCATCCGCGGGCGGCCGAAATAAAATCCAATACCTCGAACCTTTCAAAGTCTGAAAAACTGGTTGGAGTAGAGCATCGAATCGAGCCCGACTGCCACCTCTTTGGACTTCTTGGCCCGGTCTTTGTCTTCCCCTGTGGTTCTTAATAACTTGGCTAACAATTGACACTCCcttaaatgaaaaaaaaatcaagaaaaacCAACAACGGCAAGCGATGCTGTTGCTTATCTACAGTGGCAACTGCCTAAGAAGATTACGATTGGCTGTGGAATTAAACTTCGACTGACTAACAGCGCAATCGCTTTGGAGATCTTGTTTGGCGCCCATTTACCATTTAGAGTTTTTCCGGCTCAACGTTCGTCTTAGGCAAGTGCCACTGTTTCGAACCGCCGTCTGCGTTTATGTATATTGTAAATCTTGTCTCCGGCCCGGATCCCCTGACTTCTTTCACTCTGCATATTTTTGCATAGCATTTTtcctgattttgtttttagtgtAGTAGGACAGACAACCAACACAACACACGTCAAGATCTCTTAGCCATGAATGAATATTGGCAGTGGCTGTGCGCCAGAGTGAGATGGATATCCGAAAGATACATTTAACGGCTCGATGAGgaagaaggaaaaaaaaaaaaaaataaagcgcCGAGCATGAAAAAATTGTTATgttgatattattttaattaagttttgcCAAACCGGTTGCAGCTGTCGCTATAACTCTAGCCATTTCCATAGTTCCACCTGGAGTTCTATACGCTCTTTTTtaacccccctccccctcccccattattattatttcgaGAGTGTTAACAATCGGATAGATGGGCGccaatttgtttgctttggcaATTGAGGAAGGGGCATAGGATAGGCCATGACTGACCCCCAGGTCCCAGGTTATTTTTCGACTTTTAACCATTTGTTTTCATTGGCAGCACTGAAGACCTCATTGAGGATTAAATTTTGAGACGCACTAAGCGACCTTTGGCTACTTAACGGCTCCGAAAATAAACTACAAGTTTGTTGTCTCGGGGGATCTTGTGCAATACTATACGGTACTCAAATATCGACAGATTTGCATTCACAGCCTTGGTACACAGCacgaaataacaaaaaaaaaatatctcaattaataataacaataataatacaagtttttgctttgttttcttttgttattAATATGAGGAGAAATTGGAGAAACGTTTAAAGGAGAAGGGATGGCGATCATTAGTCAAaggtgtgtgtgcatgtgtgtgtgttggagGGAAAAAGTATCTTGCAGATACATAGATAGAAAACATGCAAGTTGCATGCGACACGGAGCCAAAACGAAACGATGATGGAATGGCCGGGCGGCAACAAAGTCCATCATTCACACAGCGGGAGCAGGAACCCCATCTCCCCATCTCCCAATCCCCCGTGCACCACCAACCTCCCTTCACCAGGAGTGTCCAACAAGTTAACATGGACAACATGAAAATGTATCTTTTGCCGCCGTCTTTTGCATGCGTAACACTTTGTCACACTTTTCATGCCAACAGCTCTGGTTGCCTGTTTTCCCTCCTCATGAGAAcaattaatgaaaataaacagCCGCGGGCCAGACAACAACACCACACcgaatatgtatatttttataaagatTGCTTTTTCGCCTCTTTGTTTGAAATCATTTTAGTGGGCacttaaatgaaaattttctTGTTTGACTTGGCAGCCAAAACGCACGAAAAACAagaagaaataataaaaaaaaacgcacTACCGACGGCAACTTCACGCATTTCGGTCACTTAAAGTTTGAGAAAAATCCAAAGGAGCTGGGGGATTTGGTGTCAAAGTGCCATTTGGCAACTGCGGCAAGTGTTAAGTGAACTCTACGATGACCCGTTCATCGCAGGCGTCGGCACCTTTTGTTTTGATCTCATAATTAATTGCTCAAATACGAAAATTCGACGAAAAGCGATGGAAAAGCTTTGGGATTGATAGATGATAGATGATGGCTCGGTTATGGGAGGTTGCATGTAAATCATTTTGCTAATTGTTTTTCCATTCCACAACTAGGAAGTGCATTAGCGGGAAAGCTTTTGGGCGTTTGGGGAGCGTGACGGATCGGAGGATATGTAtgatatgtatgtacattaaGTGCATTATGTGTGGAATGCAGACGAACGAAAAACATTTGCCATCAAATTGTAAACAACTGAGCTGAGCAGATTGCTCTTTTAATTGAGCACTAAGTGTATGacaataatttaattacaaaaactGCAAATGGCTAATGCAGAGTGCACTTGTGCTTGGCCACATAAATTCGTTTATACATAGTTGCAGGTCGTAAATTTTGCCGCTTGGCTGTGTCTCTGCGCCCAGGTGCCTTCTAAATAACGTGCAGAAATTTTTATTATGCgttaaatgaatttttataTCTTTCATCTAAAACTGAGAAAATAATATAGTCCGGCTATAGTATATTTATACTAAGAGATGCAGGATTATATTAGCAAATGGCTTCCGAAACTATCAAATTTATTCATAAAACCCAAAGCTTCGGGGTTtttcaaaattattattatgttggatattattattattttttttaaattatttacacAAAATCACAAATTCTCTGATCTATTAAAATCATACTAgatatttgaaatttttttaaaatttatttcaaaatgcCAATAGGAAGTCTCAAAAATGTTTCTTCGCccaaaattgaattttcccaTCGACAAGGCGGCGCACATAAATcagcaattaaatttatgctTCTTAGCGTTCTTATAAATTGAATTCGCTGACCAATAATTCAAACAGAATCACAGaacatttttcattaaatttaagGAACGACCACAATTTTGGAACTTATATATATTAGCGAGAGTCACTAAAATGTTTGGCTTAACTTCACTTTTTCAACAAACACCCACCTGGATCGCAATGGCACTTGCAGAAGAATTCAAAGGGTTTTCCcttgtctttttttttgtttttgttgccttcTCGGCTTTTCGTCGCTCCTAGATGTTCTGCGAAATTTTCACAGTCAGTTTGACGAAAGTTTCGTTCTCTTTCTCACTGCGAGGCAAAAATCAATAAAGCACTGCTCGTGTAATCATCTTATAAGGCGGTTGGCTTTCATTCATGCCGTCGCCAAATGCCGCAATATCCTTTCACTTTTACTTCAGTTTAAGTTTTGATAAGCACGAAATTGCTTCTAtgctttattttttctttaaatatttttctttttggcactaacttattttttttcacttcACAAACGTTGCTTTCAATTTATATTCCGCGttgaacatatatatatctgtatattgTTTGCTTCTGAATTGGCTTTCTTGATTTCTTGCTAGCTAGCTCGCTTTTTAGATAATTCTATTTCAACCGTCGCGTTTGCTTGTCCGAACACAACTGAGGCACGAGATGCGCCCTCTTTCGGTTTTTATGAATGAAACTCAACATCGCTGTGCGCTCACACACACTGCTTTGTCCGCAATGCCCCTGCTCGGGCGGCACGCGCCTCAGagtcgaaatcgaaatcgaaaaacTCGCGCTCTCTGTGGCGGGGAAATCTCGCTGCTCATCGACGTCATATGTCTCGAatgtatagtatatatatgtgtgtgtgtgtgcgagtgttgTATAGCCGGCCGGTTTGGCGGCCCGATGTTGATCCAATCGTAGGTCTGGTTGCCTCCCTACACTGCAGCCATTTTCATCGCGCACGCGCACTCCAGCCAATCAACAGTTTGCCAGGCCTTTCCGCCGTGGTGAGTTTCGTTGCTCTCCCACTCTCACTTCGGGCAAGCAACGCTTTTCGACTTCGATTCTCTCCGGTCTCGCTTGAggtaaaaataatacaacagGTACCCCCCATACCATGACCATTTGTGTAtaggtatgtgtgtgtatatccATCGATTCGTGCGCTTGTGTGAGACTTTTAGCGGCTGGCAAATGTTATGATTTCCCGAAATACGTCATCAGTGTGCGCGAAAATTGCGGCCCATTAGACATAGCAATTTTCGCATCGACGTAAACAACTGAGGTCCATCCGAAAATCGTTTGCATGAGCCGGCCGCCAAAAATGTACCAATTTCTAAACAAATGATTCACTTGACCATTTATGGACAGTTTTTGGGTCGATGTCTGGGATTATTGCATATCCGAGATACTTTTCACGGTAGGCAGCAAAGGTCAGGGTGGGAAATTGTTTGGAAGTATTTTGGCAAGTATCTGTCTTAAACAATTTCACTTGGGGATTTGTTTGGGCAATTTCGAGGTAATTGGGCACTTTTATGAACTCTAACAAGTCAGTTTGGACAATTGGATGCTCTAAAAGCTTTTCGAGAATTCAAAAGGCCAGGGAAGAAAAGTTCCCATGAATCTTCAATCAACTTGGAAGTTACTTAATGAAATGCGGTTCATTTATACGCGTCAGTGGAATCGTTTGATACTGATATAACCATAGGTTCTGTTGACTGATTTTCGTGAGAATTATGTAAGATGGAAAACTTCTTAAGTTGATTGATTTATGTGACTGgtggaaaatatttatgtgcTTGACTGAACTTGTAAAATCTCaagaaatatttcaaatatagttatatatattaaaaaaatatatatttttttaataataacaCGAATatgttgttgctatttttcgctcatgtttttaataatattttttaggCATATTTTATCTAGCTTATATTAAAATTTCCTAACAATGTATGTAAGTTCCGTGTTCCTCTGTTCTTTTTCTGCCCGATTTGAAAATGGACAGCATTTGGAATTTCGGTTCATATGTTTATCATTCGTTCACATTGTAAACGAAACAACAGTTTTCATGTGCTAAGGACAAGGTTGCACGTCAGATGTGCAATGTGCAATGTGCAGTGGCAATAATTCCGCAAATGTTTTTACTGcgaaacataaacaaaactgCAGTTGCAAATAGtgcgaaaataaaatttggGCGACGCTGCATAGGAATTCGAATAAAAATCTTCACAGTTTAAGCTTATGGATGGGTTAACTAAAATGGTTCGGGTTAATTAAGAAAACCTCAGAATAATCGAgacactttttttttgtatatgttGATTGGAGCACACGCCATgacctaaaaataaacaccTGAAgatatgttttctttttggtttttttgccGGCAAAAAGTTGAGCGGCACACAACAACTGAGTACGTCAGATATCTGGCGGATACACAAGggatacggatacagatacagatacagatatatGCGCCCCCACCCAAAAATAGAACTTTGCCTCATTTGTGAAAGTTTTTtgccaaacaaaataaatacaaatcgCTTCGCTCCCGATTATTTTTAACCTTCACATAATGCTGACCGATCAGGGAAATCGAAGGGGGAATATTGTTAAAATAGAGCAAAGGGAAATGGCCACGTAGAAGCCACCTGTAGGCCAACGTACGCCAATAAAACTTGTGCTTTTCATCGTGTCGGTAGCGCGGAAAATGAAAACTCATTACGCTAAATATAGCCAAATCTATTCAGAaaatttctataatttttcaCCGTACATTTTCGTGTGCTCTGTTGATGTTTTATATTATTCCCGAGGAGCATTGAATGTGGTGAAGGGCGAGAGGGGCGCCTGGGTGCCCCAGCCCCTGACAAAACACCCACGAAAATAGTTTGCACAATCTAAAAATACACTTTTGTGGCCATTGTAAATTATTCGCTGCCCGCTGACTGGCTGACTAACTGAAtgactgactaactgactaactgactaactgactaactgactaactgactgactgctGCCTGGCTGTCTGATTGCCGATCATCCAAAGATGGACATGGTTGCTGGTTGGCTGCCATTCGGATTCCATTCGCTTGTGGGGGGCGTTCTTGTGACTTAGGAGCAGCTGAGCTGCCAGGTGATGACTCTTGATGACTTAGTTGTTCCAGCACTGCACCTTTTGCCCAATTTGGTGGCAGTATCTCACAGACAGCGCACCCAGGACAGGTCGGGCCTCCAATAAACGTGCCCAACACAGATGTCTACATAAATTGGCACACAGTCATTgatggttttttttattttttgtggttttaacAAACTAATTACCGCTGGAAGTTGAGGTGGGCACATGTAACACATCTAATAAAAAGTCTTAGCTTGTGCTTAATGTCAAATAGTGAAGTTTTATGCGAGTGCGACCAATTAAAGTGTTTTTTCTTGCGTTTCTCTTACAATAAAATATctgtaaaataatttaataaagtaaattcaaggattacatatatatttgataAATTTTCTGCAACTCAGAAACCAGTGCCTTGAAAATACGCCATGATCAGCTAATTTATTCACCCTTTTTGCGTGCTTAGTTCGATTCATGGTGCCCTGCCTATCTGAATATCCAACATCGCATTGATATCTATATCTGTCTATATGCCAATTTCACAGATGTGTGGGTTTCCTCAGCCGTGTTATCGCATTGAGAACGTTGCTGAACGTGCGTGGGTCAATTGCTGAGACGACGGCTGATGAGGCAGAGGCGTTAGATAGTCGCAAGTCGCAACTCTCGAGTCGCAAGCCAGATGACACATGGCACGCGCCCAGCGCAGACAAACAGACACAGACACAGTCACAgtcacagatacagatacacgaCAGATGCAgctacaaatatataaaatccaaaagctgacaaataaacaaaccaacaaacaaacattgCCATCAATGCCACCAAGCCGAGCTTgagtctgtccgtctgtctgtctgtcctTTTGGCCAAGGTCCGCGTTTTGCCGTAAATGGTGAAAAGTTTTGTTAGGGCAACTTTTGAGTTACAGCTCTCGCCACGCGTAGGCTGTAATTAAAAGCGTATTGACTGGCAGTGCAACTCGTTTGCTGCCATCCCGCTTCCACTCCAGCGCATAGATACAAGTGTATCTATGAGATTC of Drosophila mauritiana strain mau12 chromosome 3R, ASM438214v1, whole genome shotgun sequence contains these proteins:
- the LOC117142230 gene encoding AF4/FMR2 family member 4 isoform X1; this translates as MLLTMRRQNELIVGSQQHPSSATSSASSSAGATSSPGLSGQNLNLVPGAAGTNATSANSQDSLNTPTTPLLGLSRNPLQFAPPPAPPIAVPSPAASGPTFGYYQTANAAPPLHHSPAATSEVSTAPQPPVELDEYVDILQVQQLLLDSSAAAAAAANNPPTAEQSVQQPQQNTVVQPHPHQQQHQQQQQPQQQQQQPQQILAKPRPRINLQKATEYAAQLAQAESSSPGSRRVLLDYPSPYLYGNPYHHHTPPGEDLVALWFGSNGTGGVAPGTPSAAMIMEGLETLVAPTHHAFLLTETAAAAHFNVLSFDTCLFKTSTAAQSSGSPSTATYLSPAQFGGSHHGGASTSSNSQNSSSTASSSSSLLHYTTASAAAAAAAAAAASANNSVLRARNQTATPTQGGSPGHVAVQPSATASSGRSSASHLSLLNTSGQHSPTSSAVEQVEAHKQLIEALPGDLNTPVTTSSDIPSFFGPTTVVEPPPITGSIESEDLSLEPQVISVASPVLSHCSPLKEERSTPPALAIVKEESSNNSCNMYPQHNNNTTTSSSTTTTSKQTTSESNNSNTECVGSPGNHTQSHQQQQQQLQHNNTSSNHSNCHHSHQQQQQQQQQHMSSPQHQYQQHQILHQQQQLPNHHHHHHHHHHHHSQLQQLQQQQQQQQQQQHQQQPLHQQQQLQHQQQQQHHQQHYQQHAIQHQQSQQQASKISYRGIFTTTGNAMNAAAAAAAAAAQQQHQQQQQQLPSPQLGVLTGPMSPPSNSLGNSWGLPSPDKTMFQPPLFSLPAHYATMQQQQQQQQQQQQQQQQAAGAAPSPYDDGRAAAAAAAQHAELLGLTMDCTPLLLKQPPPTYAGASAGFPGLGDLHSSHEQQLQQQQYVRSQPKYQWLDSPADYAQQQQQVQQVQQQQQQQTLVLPGPTSSASSSNAALGVLIPKQENYPDMQPSSNGTGYSGGSGGSSAAAAAAAAAAAAVQLAEYSPSTSKGHEILSQVYQQSTVPLKLVPVKPRKYPNRPSKTPVHERPYACPVENCDRRFSRSDELTRHIRIHTGQKPFQCRICMRSFSRSDHLTTHIRTHTGEKPFSCDICGRKFARSDEKKRHAKVHLKQRIKKEKVRGEQQQQQQQQQQQQQQQQQLQQQQEQHHLSLQQHQQYQQHHLLHSADLAIVTSSASM
- the LOC117142230 gene encoding AF4/FMR2 family member 4 isoform X2, translated to MIMEGLETLVAPTHHAFLLTETAAAAHFNVLSFDTCLFKTSTAAQSSGSPSTATYLSPAQFGGSHHGGASTSSNSQNSSSTASSSSSLLHYTTASAAAAAAAAAAASANNSVLRARNQTATPTQGGSPGHVAVQPSATASSGRSSASHLSLLNTSGQHSPTSSAVEQVEAHKQLIEALPGDLNTPVTTSSDIPSFFGPTTVVEPPPITGSIESEDLSLEPQVISVASPVLSHCSPLKEERSTPPALAIVKEESSNNSCNMYPQHNNNTTTSSSTTTTSKQTTSESNNSNTECVGSPGNHTQSHQQQQQQLQHNNTSSNHSNCHHSHQQQQQQQQQHMSSPQHQYQQHQILHQQQQLPNHHHHHHHHHHHHSQLQQLQQQQQQQQQQQHQQQPLHQQQQLQHQQQQQHHQQHYQQHAIQHQQSQQQASKISYRGIFTTTGNAMNAAAAAAAAAAQQQHQQQQQQLPSPQLGVLTGPMSPPSNSLGNSWGLPSPDKTMFQPPLFSLPAHYATMQQQQQQQQQQQQQQQQAAGAAPSPYDDGRAAAAAAAQHAELLGLTMDCTPLLLKQPPPTYAGASAGFPGLGDLHSSHEQQLQQQQYVRSQPKYQWLDSPADYAQQQQQVQQVQQQQQQQTLVLPGPTSSASSSNAALGVLIPKQENYPDMQPSSNGTGYSGGSGGSSAAAAAAAAAAAAVQLAEYSPSTSKGHEILSQVYQQSTVPLKLVPVKPRKYPNRPSKTPVHERPYACPVENCDRRFSRSDELTRHIRIHTGQKPFQCRICMRSFSRSDHLTTHIRTHTGEKPFSCDICGRKFARSDEKKRHAKVHLKQRIKKEKVRGEQQQQQQQQQQQQQQQQQLQQQQEQHHLSLQQHQQYQQHHLLHSADLAIVTSSASM